The nucleotide window tgttaatcctagcactttggaaggccaaggtggaaggatcgtTTGAGGCCAAGAGACACCAAGCTGAGCAAAAGTGtgacccccatctttacaaaaagtagaataattagtcaggcatggtgatatgtacctgtagtcccacctacttggaaggctaaggcaagaggatttctgtgagcccaggagattgaggttacagtgagctatgatgatgccacagcactttagctgGCTGACAGAGTGGACcctctcttaaaacaaaaagaaaaccaaacttaGGCACAGCAGCATACaactataatctcagcactttggcagactgaaggcaggaggatcactaaagtcacaagtttgagactagcctgagcaagagcaaaaccccatctctacagaaaacagaaactattagccaggcatggtggtgcaggcctgtagttccagctacttgagaggctgaggcaggaggttcactttagcccagaagtttgaggctccATTCAGCTATGGTAATGCCACTGGACTCTAGGTGGGCTGACAGAGTGAAATTGTATCTCaaagaacaaacaacaacaaaaaaaacaaagcaaaacaaaaactaaaaaaagaaagtaacatacTGCTATAAGAAATAGatattaggcttggcgcctgtggctaaagtggctaaggtgccagccacatacacctaagctggcgggtttgaatccagcctgggcccgccaaacaacaatgatggctgcaaccaaaaaatagtcgggcattgtggtagatgcctgtaatcccagctacttgggaggcagaggcaggagaattgcttgagcccaggagtttggaggttgctgtgagctgtgatgccatagcactgtacccagggtgacagcttgaggctctatctcaaaaaaaaaaaaaaaggaaatagatattaatcaaataattacataaatataaactTGAAACTATTAGAAGTCCCATGAATAAAAGTTACATGCAAAGtgtatatagattatatatattactatgtaaaattacatttaaacttGTAATTATAAGTGAAGTAAATATAAGTAGGATGGATGTCTATGATAAGGACACTGCCCTTGTCAGGGAATCTAGGAAAGGTATTTCTGAAGAAGTGGTCATTGAGCTGAGTTCTAAAGGATGCATAAGAGTTAATTTGGTGATTGTGGCTAGTAGAGCATTCCATGTAAAAGGAATAACGCCTGCAACTTCAGTGGCTGCAGGAAGCACGATACCTAGGGACCGGAAGGAAGCCCAGGGTCCAAAAAGATAAAGGTTGGAGGAATCAGGAGGGGTGTAGTAGATGAAGACAGAGAAGTGACATAGGAAAGATATTGTCCATTATAAAATGGTAGAGTAGCATAAGCTACTGTaatagaataccacagactgagtaatttataatgaatggAAAATTTTTTTGGCTTATGGTTCTAGAGGTTAGGAAGTCCAAGAGTATGGTGCCTGAATCTGACAAGGGTATTTGTGCTGCACCATCCCATGGTGGAATGTGGAAAGGCAAGAGATGACCAATGTATAATCAACAATGTTTTTAGAAGCTACAGATGGAGAGAAGATACATGCAGTGTAAacagggtgtccccaaagtcaccataaTAGGAAAAATGTAGtcatttttattcatctctcaTGAGGGCCCACCTTCCAACACTTTTgcattgaggattaagtttccaacatgaAAATTTGGGGGGGCATATTCAAATATCAGCATATATCAAGAGCAGGTATTAAGGCCATATAGGTCTCAATAAGGACAGTTGTcttggctgggagtggtggctcatgcctgtaatcctagaactctgggaggctgagagaggtggattgcttaagctcaaagttcaagaccagcctgagcaagagcgagaacccattGTCatctactagaaataaaaaactgaggcaggggatcacttgagcccaagagtttgaggttactatgagctatgacaccatagcattctaccaaggtgacaaagtgaaacactgtctcaaaaaaaaaagaaaaaaaaaggatagttgTTTTAATCCCAGAGTAATAAAAACCATTAACATACGGGATGGGAGAGTTCTGctgatgggagagtttaaaacaaaaacaaaaacaagaaatgtaCAGGAGTTCATTAGCTTAAAATTTTAGGGAATTATACAACCCAAAGTTATAGATATCTTCTACTGAGTTTTTAATGTCATATTTATTTAGACATTTCTTAACCACATTTACTATCCTCTGTTAAACCCCCATAACCTATATCATGGGAATAAAGGTAGTCTTGAGACATAATCTGCCATTCTGATGTTCACAGGAGTCACACATAATGAGGTAATGATCtacataaggaaataaaaaaaaagcattcaggcttggcacctgtagctcaagtggctagagcactagccacatacaccagagctgacgggtttgaatccagccctgggcctgccaaacaacaatgacaactacaaccaaaaagttgctggacgttgtggcgtgcacctgtagtcccagcttaagacaattgcttaagcccaagagttggaggttgctttgatgccacagcactctatccagggtgacagcttgatgctctgtgtcaaaaaaaaaacaacatcattCAAAAGAAACCTTATAGGTCACTTcattctggtcaagggaacaataaaacaagagaatgtttcaattctaaatatttatgcatccaatataaatgctcctagatttatgaaacagtcCTTCATTGGTCGAAGCAAAATTGTATCCCATAAtgccataatagctggggactttaacacccctctggcagaactggacagatcctctaaacagaaactaaacaaagataaaagggaCTTAAATGCCACCtgagaacaaatgggattaatagacatatacagagcaCACCATCCCAATGCcaaggaatatatgttcttctcagcagcccatggaacatacttcaaaacagATCATATCTTAGAATACAAATCaaccctcaacaaaattaaaagatttgaaattataccttgtatcttctcagaacacaaggcaataaaggtggaacttcaacaaaaatttcattcccacacaaaggcatggaaattaaataaccttagcTCAAATGATACCTGGGTTAAGAaagcaataaaggaaaaaattattgaattcctcaaacataacaacaataaagctgcaagttaccaaaacctgtgggatactgcaaaagcagtcctaagagggaattttattGCACGAGATGCCTGTatccgaaaaacagaaagagagcagatAAACAACCTAATAAATCctctaaaagaaatggaaaaagaagagcaatctattcccaaacctagcaaaagaaaagaaataaccaaagttaaaTCAGAtactaatgaaattgaaaacaaaagattcatttagaaaattaatgaaatgaaaagtagGTTCTTcagaaagataaatagaatgaataaacctttggccagattaattagaaatgtaaaatctctaataacctcagtcagaaatgaaaaaggggaaataataatcACAGAGATACTACAAGATATTATTTAAACTACTACAaaaactatgcccagaaatttggcaatgtggaggaaatggaccaatacctggaatcggaccctctccctagactttaatcaagaagaaatagatctcttgaactgaTCAATATCAAGATACTgagtttaaagaaataataacaaatctttcaacaacaacaacaacaaaccctggaccagatggcttcacattctgtcaaaccttccaagatgaacttgtacctatactgcagaaactattccaaaactttgagaaggaaggaaccttcccaacagattctatgaagcaaataacaccctgataccaacatcagaaaagatccaactaaaaaggagacttacagaccaatttcactaatgaatatgaatgcaaaaatactcaataaaatcttagccaatagattacagctacacattgaaaaaattatacatcatgatcaaataggctttatcccagggatacaaggtgggtttaacatatgcaaatccataaatgtaattcaccatgtcAGTAGAAgtacaaagaccatatgatcttttcaatagatgtagaaaaagcatttgataaaattcagcataattctctaagaaaaacacttaagaatataggcataagtggcacatttcttaaactgattgaagctatgacaaactcacagctaatatacagaatggagtaaaactgaaagcttttccacttagaactgcaATCAGACAAGGATGTTCTCTATTGCTACCGCCCTTCAACATAATgttagaagttctagccaattcaattaggcaagagaaagatagaaagggcatacaaatgggggcagaggaggtcaaactctcgctctttgccaGTGACTTTTATCTTAACACTTGAAGAACCCCAGAgtctcaaccataagactcccaaaagtgatcaagaaatatggtAATGtctcaaggtataaaatcaatgtccacaaatcagtagcctttgtattccaatagcagccaagatgagaagctaatcaaagacacaattcctgggtggtgcccgtagctcaatgggtagggcaccagccatatataaggaggctggcgggttcgaacctagcccaggccagctaaacaacaataacaactgcaatgaaaaaatagccgggagttgtagcaggcacttgtagtcccagctacttggtaggctgaggcaagaggattgcttaagcccaagagttggaggttgctatgagctatgatgccacagcactctaccgagggcaacagagtaaaactctatctcaagaaaaaaacaaaaaagacaattcccttcaccagtagcttcaaaaaaagaaaaaaaatgaaataactaggaacATACCTCTCAAATTGGTGAAGGACCtccacaaagagaattatgaatccctaagaaaagaaatgggagaagacattaacaaatggaagaacataccatgctcctgtctgggaagcatcaacattgttaaaatgtctatacttcccaaagcaatctgcaggttccatgcaattcccattaaaataccaacatcatactttgaagaactggaaaaaatagtactttattgtatgtagaacaagaaaaaaaaacccatatggtCAAGGcaattttatgtaacaaaaacaaagcaagaggcaTCACTCTACTGCACTTTAGTTCATATtacaaatccacagtgatcaaaacagcatggtattggcacaaaaatagagacatagatgtttggaactgaatagaaaaccaagagatgaaaacaGTCCctttatagccatctgatctttgataaaccaaataaaagcatacagtgggaaaagattccctattcaataaatggtgctgagagaactggataaccacatgtaaaagactgaaacaggacccacactttcaccactgacaaaaattgactcaatatggataaaagatgtaaatctaagggatgaaaggaaaaaccctagaagaaagtgtgggaaaccTCTTCAGGatgttggcctagggaaagattttatgaagaagacttctatggtaatcacaacaacaacaacaaatgggacttaattaaacggAAAAACTTCTGAACGGTTAAGTACACAACAATTGAagtgaatagacaaccttcagattgagaaaagatatttgcatgttacaattctgagaaaggtttgataactaggatctatagagacctcaaatcaacaaaaaaggagccaacaatcccatgtatcactgggcaagagacatgaacagaacacagaaccttctctgaggaagataaacaaatggctaacaaacatatgaaaaaatgttcatcatcccaatcatcagagaaatgcaaatcaaaactatcttgagATAACACCTGACTTCAGTAAGATtacccacatcataaagtcccaaaattgcagatgttggtgtgggtgtggagaaagtGGAGcaattttacattgttggtgagactgcaaactaatacagcctctgtggaaaggaaactcaaattagacctcccatttgacatcacaatcccactactaggcatcttctacccagaagagaaaaaaaaaaattttatcataaagacatttgcattagattatttattgcacctcaatttataatctccaagatgtggaaacaacctaaatgcccatcaactcaggaatggattaacaaactgtagcaTATGTATACAatcgaatactattcagccactaagaaagatgaaaactttatatattttgtattaacctggatggagttgaaacacattcttcttagtaaagtatcacaagtatggaaaagcaaatatacaatgtactcaatagtaatgtgaagccagtagatgatctaattcatgctcacctgggagaaaaactcatttcatttcaagctgggggaggagagggtaCAAACAAGAGGGAGGAGGGTTTGgcatgctcccacttaatggccacaatgtaggagtatatggcacaccttttgggtgagggacacaagtacaagagggactctacctaacaaattcaaatattgtttgtagtttgtaccctcacattaacctgaaataaaaaattaaaaaaaaacagaccttGTAGTCTGTAAAGTAAttgatacatttttttgttttaattcatttaaagtCAAAGCATCTTATATGTGTTCAGAAAAGTTTGCATCATAGAAAAtggtagctgggcatggtggctcaggcctgtattcctagcactctgggaggccagggagggtggattgcttgagctcatgtgttcaagaccaggctgagcaagagcgagaccccgtctctaaaaatagccgggcattgtggcggatgactgtagtcccagctacttgggtgactaaggcaagaggatcatttgtccccaagagtttgaggttgctgtgagctatgtcgctACAGCACTCTTTTGAGGGTGACgatgtgagactgtgtctcaaaaacaacaaacaaaaaaacaatgaaagtatagaagtgtaattttctttttttaaagtaaatagaaTACATATTTCTGTCACATACCTAATGCTGGTGCCCCACTGGGCCATTAGGTGCTGCACATAACATTTAGCAATTGATACTGATGTATTAATTATTGTTAAGAAGGTATTTTTATTGAAAGTaggtattattgttatttaatagCAGAGGAAACAAAAGAGGATCTAACATTCAAGGTGAGCTATATCTGACTTCAAAGCTCATGATCTTTTGTAGTCATCTATGCTTACTTTATCTACTGTAATTTACAGATGGCTGTTTCTTCAAAAGAAATACAGATTCCAGAGATGTTGCTCAGTCACCAAAAGGAAGTTGCAGCAGAAGGTGCGGAGAGGGCAGGGATTGCCTTACCTTGGTCTCCAGCAGGCATCTCCTGGAGTAGCGGAAAATCTCAGCAGACTTGCAAGACACCAAATATGGAGCAAAGCTTTGAAAGTTCACAGCCTCTGGAAGAGGACATGGCTTTAAATGAAGTCTTACGGAAGTTAAAACATACTAACAGAGAGCAACAAGCACAAATCCAAGAACTCCAGTGTAGTAAGCTGTGTTTAGAGAAGAAGGTTAAAGAACTACAGATGAAGATTACCAAACAGCAAGTATTCATTGACATCATCAATAAGCTAAAGGAGAATGTTGAAGAATTAATTGAAGACAAATATAAGGTAATCCTAGAGAAGAATGATATTAAAAAGACATTGCAGAATTCGCAGGAGATTTTAGCTAACACCCAAAAACATCTTCGAGAATCTAGAAATGAGAAGCAAGCCTTACAGCTTGAATTTAAGAAGATCAAGGCCAATTATACACATTTACAGGAAAGGTACATGACTGaaatgcaggaaaaaaacaaatctgtgaGTGAGTGCTTAGAAATGGACAAAACCTTaagcaagaaagaagaagagatagAGAGGCTGCAACATCTCAAAAGAGATTTGGAAAAGGCCACTGCATCTGCTTTGGACTTgttgaaaagggaaaaagagaccCGGGAACAAGAGTTCTTGTCTTTACAGGAGGAATTCCAGAAACGTGAAAAGAAAAACCTGGAAGAAAGACAGAAACTGAAATCTAGACTTGAGAAATTGTTCACTCAATTTAAGAATTTGCAATTGGTCTCTGAAAATGAAAGGGCTAGGAACACAAAACTTCAGGAGCAGATCAATgaggtaaaaaatgaaaatgcaaaactTAAGCAGCAGGTGGCAAGAAGAGATGAGCAAAGTTATGTCCCTAACTTTGAGAGAGCTCAGTTAAAGGAGCAGTTAGAAGAAGTGATGGAGTCACACATTGCCAAGGTACTGATGGGGAGTCCAAAACTCTAATGCAGAATTTCAAGAGCTCCTAGTAGTCTAGTGATGCATATTTTAAACAtggaatttaatatttattgcttGCAGGTGgtttattaacaaaaaaaaaaagatatagaaaggaaaatatacCACAGGTTTGGAGAAGTTTCTTCTGGTTCAAGAGTACTCAAAGAATAGCCATTCTGgcttcttataaaaatattttggtagAGGTGACAACCTGGGAATTTTGTGAGTGCCCCACACCAATCATCTGAAACATCTCCTAGAAGTTACCTTTGAAAAAAGATCTTCTAAGTGTAGTTCTCAAAATAATGTAATGGTGGCTCGGTGCcagtagctcaatgagtagggcgctggccacatacaccaaggctggcagtttccagcctggcctgggcctgctaaacaaaaaaatagccaggtgtttgccaggcacctgtagtcccagctacttggtaggctgagtcaagagaatctcttaagctcaagagtttgaggttgctgtgagctgtgacaacatggcactctaccgagggtgacatagtgagattctgtctcaaaataaactgTAATTGCATATTtgatttataaagcaaaacaaatctatattatatattaattatataaaaaaaattttttttatttattttttttttgtagagacagagtctcactgtaccgccctcgggtagagtgccatggcatgacacggctcacagcaacctcttaactcttgggcttacgcgattctcttgcctcagcctcccgagcagctgggactacaggcgcccgccacaacgcccggctattttttggttgcagtttggccagggctgggtttgaacccgccaccctcggcatatggggctggcgccctactcactgagcaatgggcgccgccctaattatataaaaaatttatacaGCATTTTAAAATAGCATCAGAATGTCTGGAAAGGGTGTAATCTATTATCTGCAGttcaaaaagcttttttttttttaatcagaggaagaagtcccagctacttaggaggctaaggcaagagaatcgcttaagcccaagagtttgaggttgctgtgatgccacaagcactctacagagggtgacatagtgagaccctgtctcaaaacaaaaacaaaaaaaaacccaagtgtgtatatatataatatataaatttattttttatatttgctatAATAATTTGAACTGAAGTTACCTTGAAATGTCCTTAGTGAACTCTCTATTATGAATTTGTATAGttgtaagtattattttttttttctgttttctgtttgtttgtgacagtcttaagctgtcgccttgggtagagtgctggggcattatagctcacagtaacctccaactcttgggctcaagagatcctcttgcctcagcttttctattttcagtagaaacaggatcttgcttttgctcaggctggtctcaaactcatgagttcaagcaatccacccaccttggcctcccagagtgcttaggattacaggtgtgagccactgcgcccagccataTGTATTGTTTGCAAGTAAATAATTCTATTGTTTTTACAGTTTCTTAGGAAAATATTGTTCTCCTAATGTAAAAAATTCTGAGATCTTTCTAAAATCTTATAAATAAGGATTATCTAAGCTAGTGATTCTCAAACATGAATGAATATGCGTCAGAATCCCCTGAAGGACTTATTAAAACACAGACTGCTGGGCCCTagcccagagtttctgattgaGTAGATCTGGGGTAGAGCCTAAGAATGTGCATTTTAGCAAGATCCCTGGTATCACTACTGCTGCTGATCCAGGGACCATACACTGAGGACCACTTACCTAAGGAAAGATGATCTTAAGTTTAGCTCTTAACCAAattgtaataaattttaaattgttaagCTCTAAATGAAGGAAGTAGTATAATTATGCAGAAGTTTAGCATggtatacaattttctttttttctttctttttattttttgtagagacaagagtctcactttatcgcccttggtagagtgctggggcgtaacacagctcacagcaacctccaactcctgggcttaggcaattcttttgcctcagcctcctgagtagctgggactacaggcgcccaccacaacgcccagctattttttgttgtagtttggccagggctgggcttgaacccaccaccctcagcatatggggccggcgccctacccactgagctacaggcgctgcccagtataCAATTTTCTTCTggagctttctttttaaaaaagtaaaggttTTGTTTAATCAATTTCTCTTAACACTACCAAATTCATATTTACTCTGCTTATATTGATAGATT belongs to Nycticebus coucang isolate mNycCou1 chromosome 9, mNycCou1.pri, whole genome shotgun sequence and includes:
- the CAGE1 gene encoding cancer-associated gene 1 protein isoform X1; translation: MAVSSKEIQIPEMLLSHQKEVAAEGAERAGIALPWSPAGISWSSGKSQQTCKTPNMEQSFESSQPLEEDMALNEVLRKLKHTNREQQAQIQELQCSKLCLEKKVKELQMKITKQQVFIDIINKLKENVEELIEDKYKVILEKNDIKKTLQNSQEILANTQKHLRESRNEKQALQLEFKKIKANYTHLQERYMTEMQEKNKSVSECLEMDKTLSKKEEEIERLQHLKRDLEKATASALDLLKREKETREQEFLSLQEEFQKREKKNLEERQKLKSRLEKLFTQFKNLQLVSENERARNTKLQEQINEVKNENAKLKQQVARRDEQSYVPNFERAQLKEQLEEVMESHIAKDTKVINSNLFLNCPPCEKEGLTSPDVKRTSQLASKMHSLLALMVGFLTCQDITNPDAEHFKESDKVSDIMLQKLKSFHLKKKILDKELLKHKDRIITFRELIANEKAFQDHVIEVTDVDSDDAKNVKDVPILLGVKLDKYHNLNEELDFLITKLGNLLEWKEDHCNRLVEENDKYQRHLGNLINKVTSYEEIIECADQRLEISHSQIAHLEERNKHLEDLIRRPKERFRKPRPRSLENHPKSMTMSPTKPSKMKFNQPCSL